In one Arachis duranensis cultivar V14167 chromosome 9, aradu.V14167.gnm2.J7QH, whole genome shotgun sequence genomic region, the following are encoded:
- the LOC107465537 gene encoding NADPH-dependent pterin aldehyde reductase isoform X2 produces the protein MRSSMDAIGSRTVLITGVSRGLGRALALELANRGHNIIGCSRAQDALNSLHSQLSSSNPNHNHLFLNADVRLNSSVEELARTVMEKTGVPDIIVNNAGTINKNNKIWEVPPEEFDSVLDTNVKGTANVLRHFVPLMIAAKKQGIIVNISSGWGRSGAALVAPYCASKWAIEGLSRSVAKELPEGMAIVALNPGVINTDMLASCFGTSAALYQAPEAWALKAATMILNLTSADNGASLTV, from the exons ATGAG GTCTTCTATGGATGCAATTGGAAGTCGAACAGTGCTGATAACAGGGGTCAGCAGAGGGCTGGGAAGAGCGCTGGCCCTTGAGCTGGCCAACAGAGGCCACAACATAATTGGCTGTTCCCGCGCCCAAGATGCCCTCAACTCCCTCCACTCCCAACTCTCTTCTTCCAATCCCAATCAcaatcacttgttcctcaatgCCGACGTG AGGTTGAATAGCAGTGTTGAAGAGTTGGCGCGAACTGTGATGGAGAAGACGGGTGTTCCTGATATCATAGTGAACAATGCAGGaacaatcaacaagaataacaaGATCTGGGAGGTGCCACCAGAAGAGTTTGATAGTGTCCTAGACACAAATGTCAAAGGTACTGCCAATGTGCTTCGCCACTTTGTCCCTCTCATGATTGCCGCAAAGAAGCAGGGCATAATCGTCAATATATCATCTGGCTGGGGCAGATCTGGAGCTGCATTGGTTGCACCTTACTGTGCGTCAAAATGGGCCATTGAAGGTCTGAGCAGGTCTGTGGCTAAGGAGTTGCCAGAAGGAATGGCCATTGTTGCACTTAATCCAGGTGTGATCAACACTGACATGCTTGCCTCCTGCTTTGGTACTTCTGCAGCTCTCTATCAAGCACCTGAAGCTTG GGCTCTGAAGGCAGCAACCATGATACTAAATCTCACATCAGCAGACAATGGAGCATCTCTAACTGTCTGA
- the LOC107465537 gene encoding NADPH-dependent pterin aldehyde reductase isoform X1 has protein sequence MEKIRVLGWGVGRHLPPHPAPLHCDPYFWSSMDAIGSRTVLITGVSRGLGRALALELANRGHNIIGCSRAQDALNSLHSQLSSSNPNHNHLFLNADVRLNSSVEELARTVMEKTGVPDIIVNNAGTINKNNKIWEVPPEEFDSVLDTNVKGTANVLRHFVPLMIAAKKQGIIVNISSGWGRSGAALVAPYCASKWAIEGLSRSVAKELPEGMAIVALNPGVINTDMLASCFGTSAALYQAPEAWALKAATMILNLTSADNGASLTV, from the exons ATGGAGAAGATCAGGGTTCTGGGGTGGGGAGTAGGGAGGCATCTCCCGCCCCACCCTGCTCCGCTGCATTGCGATCCCTACTTCTG GTCTTCTATGGATGCAATTGGAAGTCGAACAGTGCTGATAACAGGGGTCAGCAGAGGGCTGGGAAGAGCGCTGGCCCTTGAGCTGGCCAACAGAGGCCACAACATAATTGGCTGTTCCCGCGCCCAAGATGCCCTCAACTCCCTCCACTCCCAACTCTCTTCTTCCAATCCCAATCAcaatcacttgttcctcaatgCCGACGTG AGGTTGAATAGCAGTGTTGAAGAGTTGGCGCGAACTGTGATGGAGAAGACGGGTGTTCCTGATATCATAGTGAACAATGCAGGaacaatcaacaagaataacaaGATCTGGGAGGTGCCACCAGAAGAGTTTGATAGTGTCCTAGACACAAATGTCAAAGGTACTGCCAATGTGCTTCGCCACTTTGTCCCTCTCATGATTGCCGCAAAGAAGCAGGGCATAATCGTCAATATATCATCTGGCTGGGGCAGATCTGGAGCTGCATTGGTTGCACCTTACTGTGCGTCAAAATGGGCCATTGAAGGTCTGAGCAGGTCTGTGGCTAAGGAGTTGCCAGAAGGAATGGCCATTGTTGCACTTAATCCAGGTGTGATCAACACTGACATGCTTGCCTCCTGCTTTGGTACTTCTGCAGCTCTCTATCAAGCACCTGAAGCTTG GGCTCTGAAGGCAGCAACCATGATACTAAATCTCACATCAGCAGACAATGGAGCATCTCTAACTGTCTGA
- the LOC107465537 gene encoding NADPH-dependent pterin aldehyde reductase isoform X3, with the protein MDAIGSRTVLITGVSRGLGRALALELANRGHNIIGCSRAQDALNSLHSQLSSSNPNHNHLFLNADVRLNSSVEELARTVMEKTGVPDIIVNNAGTINKNNKIWEVPPEEFDSVLDTNVKGTANVLRHFVPLMIAAKKQGIIVNISSGWGRSGAALVAPYCASKWAIEGLSRSVAKELPEGMAIVALNPGVINTDMLASCFGTSAALYQAPEAWALKAATMILNLTSADNGASLTV; encoded by the exons ATGGATGCAATTGGAAGTCGAACAGTGCTGATAACAGGGGTCAGCAGAGGGCTGGGAAGAGCGCTGGCCCTTGAGCTGGCCAACAGAGGCCACAACATAATTGGCTGTTCCCGCGCCCAAGATGCCCTCAACTCCCTCCACTCCCAACTCTCTTCTTCCAATCCCAATCAcaatcacttgttcctcaatgCCGACGTG AGGTTGAATAGCAGTGTTGAAGAGTTGGCGCGAACTGTGATGGAGAAGACGGGTGTTCCTGATATCATAGTGAACAATGCAGGaacaatcaacaagaataacaaGATCTGGGAGGTGCCACCAGAAGAGTTTGATAGTGTCCTAGACACAAATGTCAAAGGTACTGCCAATGTGCTTCGCCACTTTGTCCCTCTCATGATTGCCGCAAAGAAGCAGGGCATAATCGTCAATATATCATCTGGCTGGGGCAGATCTGGAGCTGCATTGGTTGCACCTTACTGTGCGTCAAAATGGGCCATTGAAGGTCTGAGCAGGTCTGTGGCTAAGGAGTTGCCAGAAGGAATGGCCATTGTTGCACTTAATCCAGGTGTGATCAACACTGACATGCTTGCCTCCTGCTTTGGTACTTCTGCAGCTCTCTATCAAGCACCTGAAGCTTG GGCTCTGAAGGCAGCAACCATGATACTAAATCTCACATCAGCAGACAATGGAGCATCTCTAACTGTCTGA